One genomic region from Colletotrichum lupini chromosome 7, complete sequence encodes:
- a CDS encoding major facilitator superfamily transporter: MAGTRFAEEPPQVINQADLEVANEKLESRDERNVSDGTSASDTAASKEHDPTINHSEHLNGNGALNGNGNGAKLEKLGTYDKYEITEDDCYEELGFCFPKWKKWYILTVIFWVQVSMNFNTSLYSNAIGGISEEFNVSAQAGRCGAMIFLVLYAFGCELWAPWSEEFGRWPVLQLSLFLVNIWQIPVALAPNFATIMVGRALGGLSSAGGSVTLGMIADLFESDKQQYAVAYVVFSSVGGSVLGPIVGGFTEEYLHWRWSIWVQLIFGVAVQAVHALTVPETRTTIMMNRIAKRRRKEGNPNIWGPDELVPFKDRFSAKEVITTWIRPFKMFLTEPIVLVLSLLSGFSDALIFMFIQSFVLVYGQWNFTTVQVGLAFIPIGIGYVLAWLLFIPAIKRNIKERAAKPNDDRAQYESRLWFLLYTAPCLPIGLIGFAWTIQGPPIHWIGSMVFAAIVGIANYAIYMATIDYMICAYGPYSASATGGNGWARDFLAGVLTVPATPFFTNIGAGTGKNLEYACTILFCISFILVVAVYVIYWKGPTLRARSPFAQKLAGARDDAGGRRVSHVGGAERRASVASGASGAERPDRPAYGRSYSQNSRFFGENRVTPRGTPRGTPSASRRNSYVGTRRQVAK, translated from the exons ATGGCTGGCACACGATTTGCTGAGGAACCGCCTCAGGTCATCAACCAGGCTGACCTCGAAGTCGCCAACGAGAAGCTCGAGTCCCGCGACGAGCGCAACGTCAGTGACGGTACCAGCGCTAGCGATACAGCAGCTTCAAAAGAGCACGACCCAACCATTAATCACTCGGAGCACCTGAACGGCAACGGCGCCCTCAATGGCAACGGTAACGGCGCCAAGCTGGAGAAGCTAGGCACCTATGACAAGTACGAAATTACCGAGGACGACTGCTACGAAGAGCTGGGCTTCTGCTTCCCTAAGTGGAAAAAGTGGTACATCCTCACCGTCATCTTCTGGGTCCAGGTCTCGATGAACTTCAACACCTCGCTTTACTCCAATGCCATCGGCGGCATCTCGGAGGAGTTCAACGTCAGCGCCCAGGCCGGTCGCTGCGGTGCCATGATCTTCCTCGTGCTTTACGCCTTTGGCTGCGAACTTTGGGCCCCGTGGTCAGAGGAATTTGGCCGCTGGCCGGTTCTCCAGCTCTCGCTATTCCTCGTCAATATTTGGCAGATTCCCGTGGCTCTGGCGCCCAACTTTGCGACCATCATGGTTGGTCGCGCCTTGGGCGGCTTGTCGTCCGCTGGTGGCTCCGTCACACTCGGTATGATTGCCGATTTATTCGAGTCCGACAAGCAGCAGTACGCTGTCGCATATGTCGTCTTCTCCTCAGTCGGAGGATCCGTTCTTGGTCCCATCGTGGGTGGCTTCACCGAGGAATACTTGCACTGGAG ATGGTCCATCTGGGTCCAGCTCATTTTTGGAGTTGCGGTCCAGGCCGTCCACGCCCTTACCGTTCCTGAGACACGCACAACTATCATGATGAACCGCATCGCCAAGAGGCGCAGAAAGGAGGGCAACCCCAACATCTGGGGTCCCGACGAGCTCGTCCCCTTCAAGGACCGCTTCTCGGCCAAGGAGGTCATCACGACCTGGATCCGTCCCTTCAAGATGTTCCTCACCGAGCCTATCGTTCTGGTGTTGTCACTTCTCTCCGGTTTCTCTGACGCACTCATCTTCATGTTCATCCAGTCGTTCGTTCTCGTCTATGGACAGTGGAACTTCACCACCGTTCAGGTTGGGTTGGCCTTCATTCCCATTGGTATCGGCTATGTTCTCGCATGGCTCCTCTTCATCCCTGCCATCAAGCGCAACATCAAGGAACGTGCGGCCAAACCGAACGATGATAGAGCACAGTACGAGTCTCGTCTTTGGTTCCTTTTGTACACCGCGCCTTGCTTGCCTATTGGCTTGATTGGCTTTGCCTGGACTATTCAGGGACCTCCCATCCACTGGATCGGCTCTATGGTCTTCGCAGCCATTGTTGGCATCGCCAACTACGCCATCTACATGGCCACCATTGACTACATGATCTGTGCCTACGGACCATACTCCGCGTCAGCAACTGGAGGTAACGGTTGGGCCCGTGACTTCCTTGCAGGTGTCCTTACCGTCCCTGCCACGCCCTTCTTCACCAACATTGGCGCAGGTACCGGAAAGAATCTTGAGTATGCTTGCACGATCCTGTTCTGCATCTCATTCATTCTCGTCGTCGCTGTCTATGTCATCTACTGGAAGGGTCCTACCTTGCGCGCACGCTCGCCGTTCGCTCAGAAGCTGGCCGGCGCCAGAGATGATGCGGGCGGTCGTCGCGTCAGCCATGTTGGAGGTGCGGAGAGGCGCGCGAGTGTTGCCTCCGGCGCTTCTGGTGCTGAGCGCCCTGATCGTCCGGCGTACGGACGTTCTTACAGCCAAAATTCGCGCTTCTTTGGCGAGAACCGTGTCACGCCTCGCGGCACTCCCAGAGGCACTCCCTCTGCGAGCAGACGTAACAGTTATGTTGGTACCAGGCGCCAGGTCGCAAAGTAA
- a CDS encoding 3-hydroxymethyl-3-methylglutaryl-CoA lyase, whose protein sequence is MAGSKTVRIVEVGPRDGLQNIKTVVDTSTKLELIQRLQDAGLQNVEITSVVSPKAIPQLADCRKILSAPVVKRWQQTNGTLRMPVLVPNTKGLRIALEHGVREVAVFVSATEGFSRANINCTVDESLERAKQVASVASAAGVLVRGYVSCIFADPFDGPTPLPAVSRAVRSLLDMGCYEVSLGDTLGVGTPPDVRRLLEYLKAQNIHTERLAGHFHDTYGQALANVWTAYECGLRTFDSSVGGLGGCPFAPGAKGNVATEDVVYLFQQAGVDTGVDLQQVVDIGVWISQALAKPNDSRAGAALASKSKISSKKSSKITDRPKEALEWSILEQSDNVVVRRAGGNGNIVLNKPRNGNTLTFPMISEIIQAFKSFESDASISRVLISANGKFFCTGMDLSQAAQAVGRGGDASSKLFQALTDLFELIDNSPKVTVACMQGPAFGEQRDGISRLFKTMMEPGSDAVHGIAEFQQKPLPRINAHRSFHFGADERIWDLSNYIHYIISPCPKTVDNINMAEPAESSTTRPERSPESRSPPATAGIKRIRQACTSCRQKKIKCSGDRPRCINCRRVMQRCQYEPYSAVSASLSGNSTALLLGLTKDVITTDLLQRISMIESKLAQLSDRESQEFSSAAFNEANLPMEDHNTVEEQPQLQSNAQEDVLGVPGLVNQSSPNMSTWRSGSSQSQTFSTFPPDSVTQSLVDTFFQWCHNQPYSYFHEGSFRQKLADGQLSKCVLLAVLASSLRFSEHEYYRDNRSNAIEAYAREAWLSVLGDHMTVEDSCHLEVAQATNILAIIDFTAGRTSSAWLKIGMAIRIAQDLQLMKEPSETLPLVEQEERRRSFWSIYLLDKLVSLGKHRHFAILDEDCHVRLPCDELTFRSGGWGQNVTLRRLLDWSTDVGVESGFPVAILASSVLARCTRRLLHDRNTDETPPWDSKSEFASITSLLLLVESRLQVDQHPIRNVVDTYRLDDGVIDHPAIGHVIFARTVFHVCYCLLYHPFLVREQVRRVKCQVPSSFMRLASQKSYEHARDLVNLLHDAEAVGCHLGASFYAYSACLAGSILSLHMHTEKDTEKDTESQRYLELLSATQDSISILEGMAKFWDHASKIHHRLLTFHANAYLFDSLLDTQLKSVIDPGWERSLWSMVDYGEMCRESSLSIPSPKIPAPSDSPSFPDLELESEQMLDLGLDVQQISQIDDNLMNFDTPNIKYLLELASGGG, encoded by the exons ATGGCGGGCTCCAAGACTGTGAGAATCGTCGAGGTTGGGCCTCGTGACGGCCTTCAAAATATCAAGACGGTGGTGGATACGTCGACGAAGCTGGAACTCATCCAAAGATTACAGGATGCAGGACTCCAGAATGTCGAAATCACGTCTGTCGTTTCACCAAAGGCCATACCGCAACTTGCAGATTGCCGCAAAATACTTTCCGCCCCTGTTGTGAAGAGGTGGCAACAAACCAATGGTACACTGCGTATGCCAGTTTTGGTTCCGAACACCAAAGGCTTACGCATCGCCCTCGAACATGGTGTTAGGGAAGTGGCTGTCTTCGTCAGTGCGACAGAAGGCTTCAGTCGAGCAAACATCAACTGCACTGTCGATGAGAGCTTGGAGCGTGCCAAGCAGGTGGCCTCGGTGGCCAGTGCAGCCGGGGTGCTTGTGAGGGG ATACGTCTCTTGCATCTTTGCCGACCCTTTCGACGGTCCTACTCCTTTACCTGCAGTCTCCCGCGCTGTGCGAAGCTTACTCGATATGGGCTGCTACGAAGTCAGCCTTGGAGATACTTTGGGTGTCGGAACACCACCAGACGTTCGACGGCTACTTGAATATCTCAAGGCTCAGAACATCCATACCGAGAGATTAGCTGGCCACTTCCACGATACCTACGGGCAAGCTCTAGCCAATGTGTGGACGGCGTACGAATGCGGTCTACGAACCTTTGATAGCAGCGTTGGCGGCCTAGGCGGTTGCCCTTTTGCACCAGGTGCTAAGGGTAATGTGGCTACGGAAGATGTTGTATATTTGTTTCAGCAAGCTGGGGTTGATACCGGTGTAGACCTCCAGCAAGTAGTTGACATCGGGGTTTGGATCTCCCAGGCCCTAGCGAAACCCAACGACAGCCGGGCTGGAGCGGCTCTCGCCAGCAAATCGAAGATCTCATCAAAAAAATCATCGAAGATCACCGATCGGCCAAAGGAGGCGTTGGAGTGGTCAATCTTGGAACAGTCTGACAACGTTGTCGTTCGGCGGGCTGGAGGGAACGGTAATATCGTTCTCAATAAGCCTCGAAACGGAAATACCCTCACTTTTCCGATGATATCCGAGATCATCCAGGCATTCAAGTCATTTGAGAGCGACGCCTCAATATCTCGTGTTCTTATTAGCGCAAATGGCAAATTTTTCTGCACTGGGATGGACCTGAGCCAGGCCGCACAGGCAGTCGGCCGGGGCGGTGACGCAAGTTCGAAGCTGTTCCAGGCATTGACAGACTTATTCGAGCTCATCGACAACTCTCCAAAGGTCACGGTCGCCTGCATGCAAGGGCCGGCTTTCGGCG AGCAGCGGGACGGGATTTCCAGGCTTTTCAAGACCATGATGGAGCCTGGCTCTGATGCCGTCCATGGGATAGCAGAATTCCAGCAGAAGC CATTACCCCGTATCAATGCCCATCGGTCATTTCACTTTGGGGCGGATGAGCGCATCTGGGACCTCAGCAATTATATTCATTACATCATTTCGCCCTGCCCGAAAACTGTAGACAACATCAACATGGCGGAGCCCGCGGAATCATCCACAACGAGGCCAGAGAGAAGTCCGGAGTCGAGGTCACCACCAGCCACCGCAGGCATCAAACGCATCCGCCAGGCCTGTACCAGTTGCCG GCAGAAGAAGATCAAATGTTCCGGGGATCGGCCAAGATGTATCAATTGTCGACGGGTGATGCAGCGGTGCCAATACGAACCCTACTCGGCAGTCTCGGCCTCCCTTTCTGGGAACTCGACTGCATTGCTTCTTGGCTTGACTAAAGATGTAATCACT ACGGACCTTCTACAGAGAATTTCTATGATTGAAAGCAAATTAGCTCAGTTGAGCGACCGCGAATCTCAAGAATTCAG TTCCGCCGCTTTCAACGAGGCCAATCTGCCTATGGAAGACCACAACACTGTGGAAGAGCAGCCTCAACTCCAATCAAATGCACAAGAAGATGTTTTAGGCGTTCCTGGTTTGGTCAACCAATCATCACCCAACATGTCTACCTGGCGTTCAGGGAGCTCGCAGTCCCA AACATTCAGTACATTTCCGCCGGATTCGGTAACACAGTCGCTGGTCGACACTTTCTTTCAATGGTGTCATAACCAGCCATACTCTTATTTTCACGAGGGAAGCTTCCGGCAGAAACTAGCGGATGGCCAGCTTTCGAAATGCGTGCTTCTGGCTGTCTTAGCATCTTCCTTGAGGTTCTCGGAACACGAATACTATCGAGACAACAGATCCAATGCCATTGAAGCATATGCAAGAGAAGCATGGTTATCCGTTCTGGGCGATCACATGACGGTGGAAGATTCTTGCCACCTTGAGGTCGCCCAAGCCACCAATATCCTGGCCATCATTGACTTTACCG CCGGCCGAACCAGCTCCGCGTGGCTCAAGATTGGGATGGCGATTCGGATAGCTCAGGATCTCCAACTGATGAAGGAGCCCAGTGAAACTCTTCCTCTGGTGGAGCAGGAAGAAAGGCGGAGATCTTTCTGGTCAATCTACCTTCTCGACAAACTTGTCTCTCTCGGCAAACACAGACATTTCGCCATCTTGGACGAGGACTGCCATGTGCGACTACCTTGCGACGAGCTGACATTTCGTTCTGGCGGATGGGGCCAGAATGTGACGCTCCGTCGGCTTCTTGATTGGAGCACCGATGTTGGCGTTGAGAGTGGATTCCCAGTTGCCATCTTGGCATCATCCGTACTCGCTCGCTGCACACGAAGGCTTCTTCACGACCGCAATACCGATGAGACTCCCCCTTGGGACTCTAAATCGGAGTTTGCATCAATCACATCGCTCCTTCTCCTCGTCGAGTCCCGCCTCCAAGTCGATCAACATCCCATCAGGAATGTTGTCGATACTTACAGGCTTGATGATGGTGTCATAGATCACCCCGCAATAGGCCATGTCATCTTTGCACGTACAGTATTTCATGTCTGCTACTGCCTTCTCTACCATCCTTTCCTTGTGCGAGAGCAAGTTCGGAGAGTCAAGTGTCAAGTTCCATCAAGTTTCATGCGCCTCGCCTCACAGAAGAGCTATGAACATGCTCGGGATCTGGTCAATTTGTTGCACGATGCAGAAGCAGTAGGGTGCCATCTAGGTGCTTCATTCTACGCATATTCAGCGTGCCTAGCTGGCAGCATTCTCTCGCTTCACATGCACACCGAGAAGGATACCGAGAAGGATACCGAGAGCCAGCGTTACTTGGAACTACTGAGTGCAACCCAAGACAGCATATCAATACTTGAAGGAATGGCAAAGTTTTGGGATCATGCGTCCAAAATT CACCATCGGCTGCTGACTTTCCATGCGAACGCTTATCTTTTCGATTCACTCCTTGACACGCAGCTGAAATCAGTCATAGATCCGGGATGGGAAAGATCCCTCTGGTCGATGGTTGATTACGGGGAGATGTGCCGCGAATCAAGTCTATCTATCCCAAGTCCGAAAATACCAGCGCCTTCGGATTCTCCGAGCTTTCCAGACCTCGAACTAGAAAGTGAACAGATGCTGGATTTGGGACTTGATGTACAACAAATATCACAGATCGACGACAACCTGATGAACTTTGATACTCCTAACATCAAGTATCTTCTTGAGCTTGCTTCTGGCGGAGGGTAG
- a CDS encoding propionyl-CoA carboxylase codes for MYRRGRSWAEPAVQHSGIIKAGAQLVSAVSCSTVPHISIILGASYGAGNYAMCGRSYRPRFLFTWPTGRCSVMGPDQLAGVVETIRTKSNGGSKLSPEQIKAQAAQLREDAYRDSTSYATSSMLIDDGIIDPRDTRDVLGMCLEIVGLSGQKSAESHRFLARI; via the exons atgtataggaggggaagatcgtgggcagagcccgcggtcc AGCATTCTGGAATCATCAAAGCAGGCGCACAACTTGTGTCCGCGGTAAGCTGCTCAACGGTCCCTCATATTAGCATCATCCTTGGAGCATCTTACGGAGCCGGCAACTACGCCATGTGCGGCCGATCATACCGCCCAAGATTCCTCTTCACGTGGCCGACGGGGCGATGCAGTGTCATGGGCCCAGATCAGCTTGCAGGTGTTGTAGAAACCATCAGAACCAAGTCAAATGGCGGTAGCAAGCTCTCCCCAGAGCAGATCAAAGCCCAGGCAGCGCAGTTACGGGAGGATGCGTACAGAGATTCGACGAGCTATGCAACCAGCTCGATGCTTATCGATGATGGTATCATTGACCCGAGGGACACTCGTGATGTTCTTGGAATGTGCTTGGAGATTGTGGGGTTGTCTGGCCAAAAGAGTGCTGAATCACATCGTTTCCTAGCAAGAATTTGA
- a CDS encoding fumonisin esterase: MKLAILSLLASVASVRAAASNTNSSHSNNPLTVRTSTGTFTGIIDPDAPNTLQWRSIPFAEPPVASRRWLPPAKLRPNNTTRPQYATKFPPSCPQFVSSVESMWNLPLTKGNLIYNGAQNDTSGLEGEATSEDCLYLAIWKPTTPPPTKAGFPVLFFMTGGGFIMGGIDLPWQIPTSWVERSQSAIIVTINYRVNIFGFPNARGLATEGISQNLGILDQRAALEWVQENIAAFGGDPARIMQWGRSAGSVSADIHAYAYYDDPIAQSYYMESGVVQSGIEADLTFSNFTFVAQNVGCGSPCGADCEDEDGTAELDCMRRVSPTQISNFIGQYTDRGEAPAIFFSLVQDERIIFRDYEARAAEGKLARRPVLISLTANEFSSLVPWPKENLTEGPWQTLVTEADVVWVCAAYAATVARNQLSTTEAPVFRFQYAAEFPNLNVYDWLGAYHNSETPLVFGTYGLLNHIAPTTEFEVEVSHVMQDRIMAFAEDPYHGPQKKFGWEPRVVSEATGGDVLRFGAGGKVVERIDGVEMDGVCTGLGEYNPFP; encoded by the coding sequence ATGAAGCTCGCCATCTTATCCCTCCTCGCCTCGGTCGCGAGCGTCCGCGCAGCAGCCAGCAACACCAACTCTTCACACTCCAACAACCCTCTCACCGTGAGAACTTCAACCGGCACATTCACAGGAATAATCGACCCAGACGCCCCAAACACCCTCCAATGGCGCTCCATCCCCTTCGCCGAACCCCCCGTCGCATCTCGCCGCTGGCTCCCTCCCGCAAAGCTCCGACCCAACAACACCACCAGGCCTCAATACGCCACAAAATTCCCGCCATCATGCCCTCAATTCGTATCTTCCGTAGAATCCATGTGGAATCTGCCCCTCACAAAGGGGAACCTCATCTACAACGGCGCCCAAAACGACACCTCGGGCCTGGAGGGCGAAGCAACCTCCGAAGACTGCCTCTACCTCGCAATCTGGAAGCCCACAACCCCGCCGCCCACGAAAGCCGGCTTTcccgtcctcttcttcatgACGGGCGGCGGCTTCATCATGGGCGGCATCGACCTCCCCTGGCAAATCCCGACATCGTGGGTCGAGCGCTCCCAGTCGGCCATCATCGTGACGATCAACTACCGCGTCAACATTTTTGGCTTCCCCAACGCGCGCGGGCTAGCCACGGAGGGCATATCACAGAATCTAGGCATACTGGACCAACGCGCAGCTTTGGAATGGGTACAGGAGAATATCGCGGCCTTTGGCGGCGACCCGGCCCGCATTATGCAGTGGGGCCGGTCCGCAGGGTCAGTCAGCGCGGATATCCACGCCTACGCGTACTACGACGACCCGATCGCCCAGTCATATTACATGGAATCCGGCGTCGTGCAGTCCGGAATCGAAGCGGATCTGACCTTCTCTAATTTTACCTTCGTCGCGCAGAACGTAGGCTGCGGATCCCCCTGCGGCGCCGACTGCGAAGACGAGGACGGCACGGCGGAGCTGGACTGCATGCGCCGGGTGTCACCCACACAAATCAGCAACTTCATCGGCCAATACACCGACCGGGGCGAAGCGCCAGCAATATTCTTCTCCCTGGTCCAGGACGAACGCATCATCTTCCGCGACTACGAAGCCCGCGCAGCAGAGGGCAAACTAGCCCGCCGTCCGGTCCTCATCTCCCTAACAGCCAACGAATTCTCCTCGCTGGTCCCCTGGCCGAAGGAGAACCTGACAGAAGGGCCCTGGCAGACGCTGGTCACGGAGGCCGACGTCGTGTGGGTGTGCGCGGCGTACGCCGCCACCGTCGCGCGGAACCAGCTGAGCACCACCGAGGCCCCTGTGTTCCGGTTCCAATATGCGGCCGAGTTCCCTAATTTGAATGTGTATGATTGGCTGGGCGCGTATCACAATAGCGAGACACCTTTAGTGTTTGGTACGTATGGGCTGTTGAATCATATTGCGCCGACGACAGAGTTCGAGGTTGAGGTGAGCCACGTGATGCAGGATCGCATCATGGCGTTTGCTGAGGATCCATATCATGGCCCGCAGAAGAAGTTCGGATGGGAACCACGGGTTGTGAGTGAGGCGACTGGGGGAGACGTCCTTCGGTTCGGAGCGGGTGGGAAAGTGGTGGAGCGGATTGATGGCGTTGAGATGGATGGTGTGTGTACAGGGTTAGGCGAGTATAATCCATTCCCGTAG